The Dehalobacter sp. DNA window TTATTAATCATAATGGAATCTGCACTTAGCGATCCATATCTCGTCCTTTTTGACCTGATATATTAACCTATGCTCTCCGTCTATTCTACGAGACCAGAATCCTTTATACTTAAATTTCAATGGCTCTGGTTTTCCAATTCCGGAATGGGGGCTTCTGGAAATATCCTTCAAGAGCTCATTAATTCTTTTCAAGGTTTTCTTATCGGTCTTCTGCCAATAGAGATAG harbors:
- a CDS encoding Txe/YoeB family addiction module toxin is translated as MKYIFVDESWEDYLYWQKTDKKTLKRINELLKDISRSPHSGIGKPEPLKFKYKGFWSRRIDGEHRLIYQVKKDEIWIAKCRFHYD